A region from the Variovorax sp. V93 genome encodes:
- the clsB gene encoding cardiolipin synthase ClsB translates to MDNVGRWVGGNRIALLENGEEFFPRVFDAIREAQREVIIETFILFEDKVGLALHAAMRSAAQRGVKIDLMVDGFGSPDLSREFIAELSAVGVRVRVFDPGQRILGQRLNVFRRMHRKIVVVDGELAFVGGINYSADHLLDFGPKAKQDYAVELRGPVVAQIHQFVLRAIALGDKGPRWFRRRLKQAPSVDREPVGDVEAVLITRDNRRHTGDVEREYLAAIRAARQRIVVANAYFFPGYRLIKELRRAARRGVDVRLILQGEPDMPIVKTAATMLYHHLLHAGVRIYEYCDRPLHAKVALMDDEWSTVGSSNLDPLSLSLNLEANVFARGRAFNQLLWERMDKLMRESCQQIGVADLETGWSGWRLVRSFFIFHFLRWYPSWLGWLPRQVPRLTPAEATELAEKREKREAAGDNGATPTEAA, encoded by the coding sequence ATGGATAACGTCGGCCGATGGGTGGGCGGCAACCGCATCGCGCTGCTCGAGAACGGCGAGGAGTTCTTCCCGCGCGTGTTCGATGCCATTCGGGAGGCGCAGCGCGAAGTCATCATCGAGACCTTCATCCTGTTCGAGGACAAGGTGGGCCTTGCGCTGCATGCCGCCATGCGCTCGGCGGCCCAGCGCGGCGTGAAGATCGACCTGATGGTCGACGGCTTCGGCTCGCCGGACCTGTCGCGCGAATTCATCGCGGAGCTGAGCGCCGTGGGCGTGCGGGTGCGGGTGTTCGATCCAGGGCAGCGCATCCTCGGCCAGCGGCTCAACGTGTTTCGGCGGATGCACCGCAAGATCGTGGTGGTCGATGGCGAACTCGCGTTCGTGGGCGGCATCAACTATTCGGCCGACCATCTGCTGGACTTCGGGCCCAAGGCCAAGCAGGACTACGCGGTGGAGCTGCGCGGGCCCGTCGTGGCGCAGATCCACCAGTTCGTGCTGCGCGCCATCGCGCTCGGCGACAAGGGGCCGCGCTGGTTCCGCCGCCGGCTCAAGCAGGCGCCGTCCGTCGACCGGGAGCCTGTCGGCGATGTGGAGGCGGTGCTCATCACGCGCGACAACCGCCGCCACACCGGCGACGTCGAACGCGAATACCTGGCCGCGATCCGCGCCGCGCGCCAGCGCATCGTGGTTGCCAACGCGTATTTCTTTCCCGGCTACAGGCTCATCAAGGAGCTGCGCCGCGCGGCCCGGCGCGGCGTGGATGTACGGCTCATCCTGCAGGGCGAGCCCGACATGCCGATCGTCAAGACGGCCGCCACCATGCTCTACCACCACCTGCTGCATGCGGGCGTGCGCATCTACGAATACTGCGACCGCCCGCTGCATGCCAAGGTCGCGCTGATGGACGACGAGTGGAGCACGGTCGGCTCGAGCAATCTCGATCCGCTGAGTCTGTCGCTCAACCTGGAGGCCAACGTGTTCGCGCGCGGCAGGGCCTTCAACCAGCTGCTGTGGGAGCGCATGGACAAGCTCATGCGCGAGAGCTGCCAGCAGATCGGCGTGGCCGACCTGGAGACCGGATGGAGCGGCTGGCGGCTGGTGCGCAGCTTCTTCATCTTCCACTTCCTGCGCTGGTATCCGTCGTGGCTGGGCTGGCTGCCGCGGCAGGTGCCGCGCCTCACCCCGGCCGAGGCCACCGAGCTTGCCGAGAAGCGCGAAAAGCGCGAGGCTGCCGGCGACAACGGGGCCACGCCGACGGAAGCGGCATGA
- a CDS encoding metallophosphoesterase, with product MHGMRLADAVSRAMPVPIAPMPIRSLSVLTALLHVYIALRLLPALAMLTPAWPLALAALAISALTIPLPFVSRRAGRKASTGELLQWTGLISMGWFSSLFVSTLLRDAGLLLAWLASVLFGATVPWHAVLPWSAMAVLVLATLVSMVGFLNARRTADVKRVEVPIRGLPAALEGFTIAQLSDIHVGPTIRNAYIQRIVDAVNRLGADAIAITGDLVDGSVAELREHIAPLAGLRARHGTFVVTGNHEYYAGAHAWIDELRRLGLKVLLNEHVVLQTRNVRGAQNDEELFESQLVLAGVTDYTAGHFDAAHASDPHLALFDAPPLVHTRVLLAHQPRSATLAAQAGYQLQLSGHTHGGQFFPWNLFVPMQQPFTAGLHRLHDMWVYVSRGTGYWGPPKRFGAPSEITLLTLVMARG from the coding sequence ATGCACGGCATGCGCCTTGCAGATGCCGTGTCCCGGGCCATGCCCGTTCCCATTGCCCCCATGCCGATACGTTCCCTGAGCGTGCTCACCGCGCTCCTGCATGTCTACATTGCGCTGCGCCTGCTGCCAGCGCTGGCCATGCTCACGCCGGCCTGGCCGCTCGCGCTGGCCGCGCTCGCCATCTCGGCCTTGACGATCCCGCTGCCTTTTGTCTCGCGCCGCGCCGGACGCAAGGCCTCGACGGGCGAACTGCTCCAGTGGACGGGCCTGATCAGCATGGGCTGGTTCTCCTCGCTGTTCGTGTCGACGCTGCTGCGCGACGCGGGGCTGCTGCTCGCCTGGCTCGCGAGCGTGCTGTTCGGCGCAACGGTGCCCTGGCATGCCGTGCTGCCCTGGAGCGCGATGGCCGTGCTGGTGCTGGCCACGCTGGTGTCGATGGTGGGCTTCCTCAATGCCCGCCGCACCGCGGACGTGAAGCGCGTCGAGGTTCCGATCCGCGGGCTGCCCGCGGCGCTCGAGGGCTTCACGATTGCGCAGCTCAGCGACATCCACGTCGGTCCGACGATCAGGAACGCCTACATCCAGCGCATCGTCGACGCGGTGAACCGGCTCGGCGCCGATGCCATCGCGATCACCGGCGACCTGGTGGACGGCAGCGTGGCCGAGCTGCGCGAGCACATTGCGCCGCTGGCCGGCCTGCGCGCGCGCCACGGCACCTTCGTCGTCACCGGCAATCACGAGTACTACGCGGGCGCGCATGCATGGATCGACGAGCTGCGCAGGCTGGGCCTGAAGGTGCTGCTCAATGAGCACGTGGTGCTGCAGACGCGCAACGTGCGCGGCGCCCAGAACGACGAAGAGCTGTTCGAGAGCCAGCTGGTGCTGGCGGGCGTGACCGACTACACCGCCGGCCACTTCGACGCCGCGCACGCCAGCGACCCGCACCTGGCGCTGTTCGATGCGCCGCCGCTGGTGCACACGCGGGTGCTGCTTGCGCACCAGCCGCGCAGCGCGACGCTGGCGGCCCAGGCCGGCTACCAGTTGCAGCTGTCGGGCCACACGCACGGCGGCCAGTTCTTTCCGTGGAACCTGTTCGTGCCGATGCAGCAGCCCTTCACCGCCGGCCTGCACCGGCTGCACGACATGTGGGTCTACGTGAGCCGCGGCACCGGCTACTGGGGGCCGCCCAAGCGCTTTGGCGCGCCGTCCGAGATCACGTTGTTGACGCTGGTGATGGCGCGCGGCTGA
- a CDS encoding endonuclease/exonuclease/phosphatase family protein codes for MSSSPIPLAAAAPTSLKVMTVNTHKGFTALNRKFILPELRDAVRTVGADVVFLQEVLGTHSRHSRKVNNWPEAPHYEFLADTMWPQFAYGRNAVYPRGHHGNAVLSKFPIVHFRNHDVSVAGPEKRGLLHCVLRLPGRTVDVHAICAHLGLAEAHRQQQLELLLHIVRDEVPADAPLIVAGDFNDWRGRAHQVLEEGAALREVFVHANGSAAKTFPARFPLLPLDRIYVRNAGVHAPVVLPRKPWSHLSDHAPLVANIDL; via the coding sequence ATGTCTTCCTCACCGATTCCACTTGCCGCCGCAGCGCCGACTTCGCTCAAGGTCATGACGGTGAACACCCACAAGGGCTTCACCGCGCTCAACCGCAAGTTCATCCTGCCGGAGCTGCGCGACGCAGTGCGCACGGTGGGAGCCGACGTGGTGTTCCTGCAGGAAGTGCTCGGCACCCATTCGCGCCACTCGCGCAAGGTCAACAACTGGCCCGAGGCGCCGCACTACGAATTCCTGGCCGACACCATGTGGCCGCAGTTCGCCTACGGGCGCAACGCCGTGTACCCGAGGGGCCATCACGGCAACGCGGTGCTGTCCAAGTTTCCGATCGTGCATTTCCGCAACCACGACGTGTCGGTGGCCGGGCCCGAAAAGCGCGGCCTGCTCCATTGCGTGCTGCGGCTGCCGGGCCGCACGGTCGACGTCCATGCGATCTGCGCGCATCTCGGCCTGGCCGAGGCGCACCGGCAGCAGCAACTGGAACTGTTGCTGCACATCGTGCGCGACGAGGTGCCGGCCGATGCGCCGCTGATCGTCGCGGGCGACTTCAACGACTGGCGCGGCCGCGCCCACCAGGTGCTGGAGGAAGGCGCCGCGCTGCGCGAGGTTTTCGTGCATGCGAACGGCTCGGCCGCCAAGACCTTTCCGGCGCGCTTTCCGCTGCTGCCGCTGGACCGCATCTATGTTCGCAACGCGGGCGTGCACGCGCCCGTGGTGCTGCCGCGCAAGCCCTGGTCGCACCTGTCGGACCACGCGCCGCTGGTGGCGAACATCGATCTTTGA
- a CDS encoding Spy/CpxP family protein refolding chaperone, translating into MISLRQRIVWASLLGSAALASSGAFAQQAPAASGTSTATPTAAVAQAEGGAAPKAQHKRMDPAQRMERMQEHRAKRLAALKEKLKLNAGQESAWTTFAAASQPPAGAHAQRMDRAEFAKLTTPERLERMQARQAERSARFAKRAEATKAFYAALTPEQQKTFDAETVHVGMHGHRGHHGHGGTDGQPAKS; encoded by the coding sequence ATGATCTCTCTTCGCCAACGCATCGTCTGGGCCAGCCTCCTGGGCTCGGCCGCCCTCGCCTCTTCGGGCGCCTTTGCACAACAGGCCCCGGCGGCATCCGGCACTTCGACTGCCACGCCCACCGCCGCCGTTGCGCAGGCCGAGGGCGGCGCAGCACCCAAGGCGCAGCACAAGCGCATGGACCCGGCACAGCGCATGGAGCGCATGCAGGAGCACCGCGCCAAGCGGCTTGCCGCGCTGAAGGAAAAGCTCAAGCTGAACGCCGGACAGGAAAGCGCGTGGACCACGTTCGCAGCGGCCAGCCAGCCGCCGGCCGGGGCCCATGCGCAGCGCATGGACCGTGCGGAATTCGCCAAGCTCACCACGCCCGAGCGGCTGGAGCGCATGCAGGCCCGCCAGGCCGAGCGCAGCGCCAGGTTCGCCAAGCGCGCCGAAGCCACCAAGGCCTTCTATGCGGCGCTGACGCCCGAGCAGCAGAAGACCTTCGACGCGGAGACGGTGCACGTCGGCATGCATGGCCACCGCGGCCACCATGGTCACGGCGGCACTGACGGGCAACCCGCCAAGAGCTGA
- a CDS encoding serine/threonine protein kinase — protein MKHAILRATALAGLMAAAGAAMAQATSIPAQPDPAVGGQASTQTPAGVPNPPQRPDANMPVSREAVKAEARAHNRNNTNNLVPKGEATTTMNGQPNAMPQPTGEMSRAEVSQLARKPKPQFGQRGERPDVPTNPIERTGTPQ, from the coding sequence ATGAAGCACGCAATCCTTCGCGCCACGGCGCTGGCCGGCCTGATGGCCGCGGCCGGTGCCGCCATGGCGCAAGCCACGTCGATACCCGCCCAGCCGGACCCGGCCGTGGGCGGCCAGGCCAGCACGCAGACGCCTGCCGGCGTGCCCAACCCGCCGCAGCGCCCCGACGCCAACATGCCGGTGTCGCGCGAAGCCGTGAAGGCCGAGGCGCGCGCCCACAATCGCAACAACACCAACAACCTGGTGCCCAAGGGCGAGGCGACCACCACCATGAACGGGCAGCCGAACGCGATGCCGCAACCCACCGGCGAGATGTCGCGCGCCGAGGTGAGCCAGCTGGCCCGCAAGCCCAAGCCCCAGTTCGGCCAGCGCGGCGAGCGGCCGGACGTGCCCACCAACCCGATCGAAAGGACCGGCACGCCCCAATAG
- the dnaN gene encoding DNA polymerase III subunit beta, with the protein MIVLKATQDKVLAALQSVAGIVERRHTLPILANVLIRKTGGQLQLTTSDLEIQIRTTAELGGDEGNFTTTIGARKLIDILRTMPADQTVSLESSASKLVLKGGKSRFTLQSLPAEDFPLVQEAANFGPVFSVPQKTLKDLLSQVSFAMAVHDIRYYLNGILFVAEGKQLSLVATDGHRLAFSSATLDVEVPRQEVILPRKTVLEMQRLLSDAEGAIEMQFANNQAKFSFGGMEFVTKLVEGKFPDYNRVIPKNHKNSVTLGRAPLLASLQRTAILTSEKFKGVRLNIEPGTLRIASNNAEQEEAQDELDIDYGGDAIEIGFNVTYLIDALSNMDQDMVKLDLADSNSSALLTIPENASFKYVVMPMRI; encoded by the coding sequence ATGATCGTTTTGAAGGCTACCCAAGACAAGGTCCTCGCCGCGCTGCAGTCGGTGGCTGGCATCGTGGAGCGGCGCCACACGCTGCCGATCCTGGCCAACGTGCTGATCCGCAAGACCGGCGGCCAGCTGCAGCTGACCACCAGCGACCTCGAGATCCAGATCCGCACCACGGCCGAGCTCGGCGGCGACGAAGGCAACTTCACCACCACCATCGGCGCGCGCAAGCTGATCGACATCCTGCGCACCATGCCGGCCGACCAGACCGTGAGCCTCGAATCGAGCGCGAGCAAGCTGGTGCTCAAGGGCGGCAAGAGCCGCTTCACGCTGCAGTCGCTGCCGGCCGAGGACTTTCCGCTGGTGCAGGAAGCCGCCAACTTCGGCCCGGTCTTCAGCGTGCCGCAAAAGACGCTGAAGGACCTGCTCTCGCAGGTTTCCTTTGCCATGGCCGTGCACGACATCCGCTACTACCTGAATGGCATCCTGTTCGTGGCCGAAGGCAAGCAGCTGAGCCTGGTGGCCACCGACGGCCACCGCCTGGCGTTCTCGTCGGCCACGCTCGACGTCGAGGTGCCGCGCCAGGAAGTCATTCTTCCGCGCAAGACCGTGCTCGAGATGCAGCGCCTGCTGTCGGACGCCGAAGGCGCCATCGAGATGCAGTTTGCGAACAACCAGGCCAAGTTCAGCTTCGGCGGCATGGAGTTCGTCACCAAGCTGGTCGAGGGCAAGTTCCCCGACTACAACCGCGTGATTCCCAAGAACCACAAGAACAGCGTCACGCTCGGCCGCGCGCCGCTTCTGGCCAGCCTGCAGCGCACCGCCATCCTGACGAGCGAGAAGTTCAAGGGCGTGCGCCTGAACATCGAGCCCGGCACGCTGCGCATTGCGTCGAACAACGCCGAGCAGGAAGAGGCGCAGGACGAACTCGACATCGACTACGGCGGCGACGCCATCGAGATCGGTTTCAACGTGACCTACCTGATCGACGCGCTGTCCAACATGGACCAGGACATGGTGAAGCTGGACCTGGCCGACTCCAACAGCTCGGCCCTCTTGACCATCCCCGAGAACGCATCCTTCAAGTACGTCGTGATGCCGATGCGAATCTAG
- the gyrB gene encoding DNA topoisomerase (ATP-hydrolyzing) subunit B has translation MSAEENKPEVPHTEPVYTPEIESAVPIEITPADTSYGEGSITILEGLEAVRKRPGMYIGDTSDGTGLHHLVFEVVDNSIDEALAGHCDDIVVTIHSDNSISVTDNGRGIPTGVKMDDKHEPKRSAAEIALTELHAGGKFNQNSYKVSGGLHGVGVSCVNALSVMLRLVVRREGKIHELEFSRGFVQNRLLETVNGVEVSPMKVIGDTDKRGTEVHFLPDTQIFKENSDFHYEILSKRLRELSFLNNGVRIRLKDERTGKEDDFSGAGGVRGFVEFINKGKTVLHPNSFYAEGERPADTYGGIPGTHIGVEVAMQWNSGYNEQVLCFTNNIPQRDGGTHLTGLRAAMTRVINKYIEENEFAKKAKVEVTGDDMREGLCCVLSVKVPEPKFSSQTKDKLVSSEVRAPVEDIVGKLLTDYLQERPNDAKIICGKIVEAARAREAARKAREMTRRKGVLDGMGLPGKLADCQEKDPALCEVYLVEGDSAGGSAKQGRDRKFQAILPLRGKILNVEKARYEKLLTSNEILTMITALGTGIGRAGATTAGGGADDFNVAKLRYHRIIIMTDADVDGAHIRTLLLTFFYRQMPELVERGHIYIAQPPLYKVKVGKEEQYLKDGPALDAFLLKVALKDASIETGGPNSTTLSGDTLAELARKHQLAEAVIARLRNFMDAEALRAIADGVALDLDTTPAAEASAVALQAKLRELNTTGVPAEVSSEFDARTDKPLLRISRRHHGNIKSSVLTQDFVHGADYAALAEAANTFRNLLSSEGAIVRRGEGERAKEEKVADFRIAMKWLIGQAENATSRQRYKGLGEMNPAQLWETTMDPTVRRLLRVQIDDAIEADRVFTMLMGDEVEPRREFIEQNALRAANIDV, from the coding sequence ATGAGTGCAGAAGAGAACAAGCCCGAAGTACCCCACACCGAGCCGGTCTACACGCCCGAGATCGAGAGTGCGGTACCGATCGAGATCACGCCCGCCGACACCAGCTACGGCGAAGGCTCGATCACGATCCTCGAAGGGCTCGAGGCGGTGCGCAAGCGCCCCGGCATGTACATCGGCGACACCTCCGACGGCACGGGCCTGCACCACCTGGTGTTCGAGGTGGTCGACAACTCCATCGACGAGGCGCTGGCCGGGCACTGCGACGACATCGTCGTCACCATCCACAGCGACAACTCGATCTCCGTCACCGACAACGGCCGCGGCATTCCCACCGGCGTGAAGATGGACGACAAGCACGAGCCCAAGCGCTCGGCCGCCGAAATCGCGCTCACAGAGCTGCACGCGGGCGGCAAGTTCAACCAGAACAGCTACAAGGTGTCGGGCGGCCTGCACGGCGTGGGCGTGAGCTGTGTGAACGCGCTGAGCGTGATGCTGCGCCTGGTGGTGCGGCGCGAAGGCAAGATCCACGAACTCGAATTCAGCCGCGGCTTCGTGCAGAACCGCCTGCTCGAAACGGTGAACGGCGTCGAGGTGTCGCCGATGAAGGTCATCGGTGACACCGACAAGCGCGGCACCGAGGTGCATTTTCTGCCCGACACCCAGATCTTCAAGGAGAACTCGGACTTCCACTACGAGATCCTCAGCAAGCGCCTGCGCGAATTGAGCTTCCTGAACAACGGCGTGCGCATCCGGCTGAAGGATGAGCGCACCGGCAAGGAGGACGACTTCTCCGGCGCCGGCGGCGTGCGCGGCTTCGTGGAATTCATCAACAAGGGCAAGACCGTCCTGCACCCGAACTCGTTCTACGCGGAGGGCGAGCGCCCGGCCGACACCTACGGCGGCATCCCCGGCACGCACATCGGCGTCGAAGTGGCGATGCAGTGGAACAGCGGCTACAACGAGCAGGTTCTCTGCTTCACCAACAACATCCCGCAGCGTGACGGCGGCACCCACCTCACGGGCCTGCGCGCCGCGATGACCCGCGTCATCAACAAGTACATCGAAGAGAACGAGTTCGCGAAGAAGGCGAAGGTCGAAGTCACCGGCGACGACATGCGCGAAGGCCTGTGCTGCGTGCTGAGCGTGAAGGTGCCCGAGCCCAAGTTCTCCAGCCAGACCAAGGACAAGCTGGTGTCCAGCGAAGTGCGCGCGCCGGTGGAAGACATCGTCGGCAAGCTGCTGACCGACTACCTGCAGGAACGCCCGAACGACGCCAAGATCATCTGCGGCAAGATCGTCGAGGCTGCCCGCGCCCGCGAAGCCGCCCGCAAGGCCCGCGAAATGACGCGCCGCAAGGGCGTGCTCGACGGCATGGGCCTGCCCGGCAAGCTGGCCGACTGCCAGGAAAAGGATCCCGCCCTGTGCGAGGTCTACCTGGTGGAGGGTGACTCCGCCGGCGGCTCCGCCAAGCAGGGCCGCGACCGGAAGTTCCAGGCCATCCTGCCGCTGCGCGGCAAGATCCTGAACGTCGAGAAGGCTCGCTACGAGAAGCTGCTGACCAGCAACGAAATTCTCACGATGATCACCGCACTGGGCACCGGCATCGGCCGCGCCGGCGCGACCACCGCGGGCGGCGGGGCGGACGACTTCAACGTCGCCAAGCTGCGCTACCACCGCATCATCATCATGACCGACGCCGACGTCGACGGTGCCCACATCCGCACGCTGCTGCTCACCTTCTTCTACCGGCAGATGCCGGAGCTGGTGGAGCGCGGCCACATCTACATCGCGCAGCCACCGCTGTACAAGGTGAAGGTCGGCAAGGAAGAGCAGTACCTGAAGGACGGCCCCGCGCTGGACGCCTTCCTGCTCAAGGTGGCGCTGAAGGACGCGAGCATCGAGACCGGTGGCCCCAACTCGACCACCCTCTCCGGCGACACGCTGGCCGAGCTCGCGCGCAAGCACCAGCTGGCCGAGGCCGTGATCGCGCGGCTGCGCAACTTCATGGATGCCGAAGCCCTGCGCGCCATTGCCGACGGCGTGGCGCTCGACCTCGACACCACGCCCGCGGCCGAAGCCTCGGCCGTGGCGCTGCAGGCCAAGCTGCGCGAGCTCAACACCACCGGCGTGCCGGCCGAGGTGAGCAGCGAGTTCGACGCCCGCACCGACAAGCCGCTGCTGCGCATCAGCCGCCGCCATCACGGCAACATCAAGAGCAGCGTGCTGACGCAGGACTTCGTGCACGGCGCCGACTACGCCGCGCTCGCCGAAGCCGCCAACACCTTCCGCAACCTGCTGAGCAGCGAGGGCGCCATCGTCCGCCGCGGCGAAGGCGAGCGCGCCAAGGAAGAAAAGGTGGCCGACTTCCGCATCGCGATGAAGTGGCTCATCGGCCAGGCCGAGAACGCCACCTCGCGCCAGCGCTACAAGGGCCTGGGCGAAATGAACCCCGCGCAGCTGTGGGAAACCACCATGGACCCGACCGTGCGCCGTCTGCTGCGCGTGCAGATCGACGACGCCATCGAAGCCGACCGCGTGTTCACGATGCTGATGGGCGACGAGGTGGAGCCGCGGCGCGAGTTCATCGAGCAGAACGCACTGCGGGCGGCGAATATCGACGTCTGA
- a CDS encoding lysylphosphatidylglycerol synthase domain-containing protein produces the protein MTTRTARLARRPWWPWLRRSAVWAFFGLIAWLLVSQARSIDWQEVFDAMRALPAATLWLAGALAAGSFATYSTYDLLGRHLTRHPLGARTVMGVTFISYAFNLNLGSLVGGVAFRYRLYSRLGLPNGTITRVLGFSMLTNWLGYLVVAGLAFCFWPLALPAEWKVGNGGLRILGAVLLLLAAGYFVLCALASGHVFRLRHYPFKVPSLRMAWLQLAMSCLNWALIGSVIWVLLQGAVAYHTVLAVLLVAAVAGVVTHVPAGLGVLEAVFLALLSHEVAQGRLLGVLLVYRGLYYLLPLGVATVAYFVTELRARRWRHTAPLKR, from the coding sequence GTGACCACACGCACCGCGAGACTCGCGCGCCGGCCCTGGTGGCCCTGGCTGCGGCGCAGCGCGGTCTGGGCCTTCTTCGGCCTGATCGCCTGGCTGCTCGTGAGCCAGGCGCGTTCCATCGACTGGCAGGAGGTGTTCGATGCCATGCGCGCGCTGCCCGCGGCCACGCTGTGGCTGGCCGGCGCGCTAGCGGCCGGCAGCTTTGCCACCTACAGCACCTACGACCTGCTGGGCCGCCATCTCACGCGCCATCCGCTCGGCGCCCGCACCGTCATGGGCGTGACCTTCATCAGCTATGCCTTCAACCTCAACCTCGGTTCGCTGGTGGGCGGCGTGGCGTTCCGCTACCGGCTCTATTCGCGGCTGGGCCTTCCCAACGGCACCATCACGCGCGTGCTCGGCTTCAGCATGCTGACCAACTGGCTCGGCTACCTGGTGGTGGCCGGCCTGGCCTTCTGCTTCTGGCCACTGGCGCTGCCGGCCGAATGGAAGGTCGGCAATGGCGGGCTCCGCATCCTGGGCGCGGTGCTGCTGCTGCTGGCCGCGGGCTACTTCGTGCTGTGCGCCCTGGCCAGCGGGCACGTGTTCCGGCTGCGCCACTATCCGTTCAAGGTGCCCTCTCTTCGGATGGCCTGGCTGCAGCTGGCCATGTCGTGCCTGAACTGGGCGCTGATCGGCAGCGTGATCTGGGTCCTGCTGCAGGGCGCGGTGGCCTACCACACGGTGCTCGCGGTGCTGCTGGTGGCCGCTGTGGCCGGCGTGGTCACGCACGTGCCGGCGGGCCTGGGTGTACTGGAGGCGGTGTTCCTTGCCCTGCTCTCGCATGAGGTGGCGCAAGGCCGGCTGCTGGGCGTGCTGCTGGTCTACCGCGGGCTCTACTACCTGTTGCCGCTGGGCGTGGCCACGGTGGCGTACTTCGTCACCGAACTGCGCGCGCGGCGCTGGCGGCATACCGCGCCGTTGAAGCGCTAG
- a CDS encoding polyhydroxyalkanoate granule-associated phasin: MPSLTSVARLSNPLMLWVDVALKTQEMLLSSGSVIQMRTGRMAKAGLAPSAADLAEFQLMGNEKLAAAGESGAAMVRQWHSSHVSLANRALQQWLLSAGAFLSMAGSVTPAQAAERSDAFVQATARAAGTASRLSGAAVRIAREGLKPIHAAATSNARRLAAELRG, from the coding sequence ATGCCATCCCTTACCTCCGTCGCTCGCCTGTCCAACCCGCTGATGCTGTGGGTCGACGTGGCCCTCAAGACCCAGGAGATGCTGCTGTCCTCCGGGTCCGTGATCCAGATGCGCACCGGGCGCATGGCCAAGGCGGGGCTCGCGCCCAGCGCGGCCGATCTCGCGGAGTTTCAACTCATGGGAAATGAAAAACTCGCCGCCGCGGGTGAATCGGGGGCCGCCATGGTCAGGCAATGGCACAGCAGCCATGTCTCGCTGGCGAACCGCGCGCTGCAGCAATGGCTTCTGAGTGCCGGGGCCTTTCTGTCAATGGCCGGCAGCGTCACCCCCGCGCAGGCTGCGGAGCGCAGCGACGCCTTCGTGCAAGCCACGGCCCGGGCGGCGGGCACGGCCAGCCGGCTTTCGGGCGCGGCCGTGCGCATTGCGCGCGAAGGGCTGAAGCCGATCCACGCCGCAGCCACCTCGAACGCCCGGCGGCTGGCCGCCGAACTGCGCGGCTGA
- a CDS encoding acyloxyacyl hydrolase, whose product MKAHRSASLGAAVFAGVLSLLGAPAHAFEDSARGFYFEGGHAPHGDKGGTESATVGVTLPWSPRQPVHEGALTSYWDLFASHWHAPALGSGSRNYTQIGAIYTWRYRFDSGSSPWFAEGGVGGTVMDHLYRTPDRTFSTAFQFTEVLGVGRSFGENGKHELTLRLQHFSNAGIKKPNPGENFVRLRYTYRF is encoded by the coding sequence ATGAAAGCACACAGGTCCGCGTCCCTCGGGGCCGCCGTGTTCGCAGGCGTCCTGAGCCTGCTGGGCGCACCGGCTCATGCCTTCGAAGACAGCGCGCGCGGCTTTTATTTCGAGGGCGGCCATGCGCCGCATGGCGACAAGGGCGGCACCGAGTCGGCCACGGTGGGCGTGACGCTGCCGTGGTCGCCGCGCCAGCCGGTGCACGAAGGGGCGCTCACTTCGTACTGGGATCTGTTCGCGAGCCATTGGCATGCGCCGGCCCTGGGCAGCGGTTCGCGCAACTACACCCAGATCGGCGCGATCTACACCTGGCGCTACCGCTTCGACAGCGGCAGCTCGCCGTGGTTTGCCGAAGGCGGCGTCGGCGGCACGGTGATGGACCACCTCTACAGGACGCCCGACCGGACCTTCAGCACCGCGTTCCAGTTCACCGAAGTGCTGGGCGTGGGACGCAGTTTCGGCGAGAACGGCAAGCATGAACTGACATTGCGGCTGCAGCATTTTTCGAACGCCGGCATCAAGAAACCCAACCCGGGCGAAAACTTTGTCCGGCTGCGCTACACCTATCGCTTCTAG